One Solanum lycopersicum chromosome 4, SLM_r2.1 DNA window includes the following coding sequences:
- the LOC101260223 gene encoding calcium-dependent protein kinase SK5 isoform X2: MASETDRKAATESTKTSTVPPLKPTWVLPYRTERLQQLYSIGKKLGQGQFGTTHLCTEKSTTTLYACKTIPKKKLICKEDYEDVWREIQIMHHLSEHPNVVRIKGTYEDTLYVHIVMELCAGGELFDRIVEKGHYSEREAAKLIKTIVGVVEGCHSLGVMHRDLKPENFLFLSSDEDAALKATDFGLSVFYKPGEMFSDVVGSPYYVAPEVLRKHYGPESDVWSAGVILYILLSGVPPFWAETEMGIFRQILQAKLDFESEPWPGISDSAKDLIRKMLDRNPKRRLTAHEVLCHPWIVDDTIAPDKPLDSAVLSRLKQFSAMNKLKKMALRVIAERLSEEEIGGLKELFKMIDTDNSGTISFDELKEGLRRVGSELMESEIKDLMDAADIDNSGTIDYGEFLAATVHLNKFEREENLVSAFSFFDKDGSGYITIDELQHACKEFGLSELNLDEMIKDIDQDNDGQIDYGEFAAMMRKGNSGGVGRRTMRNTLNLGEALGLVESKEEDV, translated from the exons ATGGCTTCAGAGACTGATAGAAAAGCAGCAACAGAGTCTACTAAGACAAGCACAGTTCCACCATTGAAGCCCACATGGGTTCTCCCATACAGAACTGAAAGACTTCAGCAGCTTTACagtataggaaaaaaattaggGCAAGGCCAATTTGGTACCACCCATTTATGTACAGAAAAATCAACTACTACTCTTTATGCTTGCAAGACTATACCAAAGAAGAAGTTGATTTGTAAGGAGGATTATGAGGATGTTTGGAGGGAGATTCAGATAATGCACCATTTATCTGAGCACCCAAATGTTGTCAGGATAAAGGGTACTTATGAGGATACCCTATATGTGCACATAGTTATGGAGCTTTGTGCTGGTGGAGAGCTTTTTGATAGGATCGTTGAGAAGGGGCATTACAGTGAAAGGGAAGCTGCGAAGCTTATTAAAACTATTGTTGGAGTGGTTGAAGGTTGTCATTCGCTAGGGGTCATGCATAGAGACCTCAAACCTGAGAATTTCTTGTTTCTCAGTTCAGATGAAGATGCTGCTCTCAAGGCCACTGATTTTGGTCTCTCTGTTTTTTACAAGCCag GTGAAATGTTTTCCGATGTGGTTGGAAGTCCTTACTATGTTGCACCTGAGGTTTTACGCAAGCATTATGGACCTGAATCTGATGTATGGAGCGCAGGAGTTATTTTGTACATATTACTTAGTGGTGTTCCACCTTTTTGGGCAG AAACTGAGATGGGAATATTCCGCCAGATATTGCAAGCAAAATTAGACTTTGAATCTGAACCATGGCCTGGAATTTCAGATAGTGCCAAGGATTTGATACGTAAAATGCTTGACAGGAATCCAAAGAGGAGGTTAACTGCCCATGAAGTTTTGT GCCATCCATGGATTGTGGATGACACAATAGCCCCTGATAAACCTCTCGACTCTGCAGTTCTTTCACGCCTCAAGCAATTTTCTGCAATGAACAAACTTAAGAAGATGGCTCTGCGA GTGATTGCGGAGAGGCTATCAGAAGAAGAAATTGGTGGTCTCAAGGAGCTATTCAAAATGATAGATACAGACAATAGTGGAACAATCAgctttgatgaactaaaagaggGTTTAAGACGAGTAGGTTCTGAACTAATGGAGTCTGAGATCAAGGATCTTATGGATGCA GCAGACATTGACAACAGTGGAACAATAGACTATGGGGAGTTTCTTGCTGCTACTGTGCACTTAAACAAGTTTGAAAGAGAAGAGAATCTTGTATCAGCGTTCTCTTTCTTCGACAAAGATGGCAGTGGATACATAACTATTGATGAGCTTCAGCATGCTTGCAAAGAATTTGGTCTAAGTGAGCTTAATCTCGATGAAATGATCAAAGATATTGATCAAGATAAT GATGGACAAATAGATTATGGGGAATTTGCGGCAATGATGAGGAAGGGCAATAGTGGAGGTGTTGGAAGGAGGACCATGAGAAACACTTTGAATTTGGGAGAAGCCCTTGGACTTGTAGAGAGTAAAGAAGAAGATGTATGA
- the LOC101260223 gene encoding calcium-dependent protein kinase SK5 isoform X1: MASETDRKAATESTKTSTVPPLKPTWVLPYRTERLQQLYSIGKKLGQGQFGTTHLCTEKSTTTLYACKTIPKKKLICKEDYEDVWREIQIMHHLSEHPNVVRIKGTYEDTLYVHIVMELCAGGELFDRIVEKGHYSEREAAKLIKTIVGVVEGCHSLGVMHRDLKPENFLFLSSDEDAALKATDFGLSVFYKPGEMFSDVVGSPYYVAPEVLRKHYGPESDVWSAGVILYILLSGVPPFWAETEMGIFRQILQAKLDFESEPWPGISDSAKDLIRKMLDRNPKRRLTAHEVLCHPWIVDDTIAPDKPLDSAVLSRLKQFSAMNKLKKMALRVIAERLSEEEIGGLKELFKMIDTDNSGTISFDELKEGLRRVGSELMESEIKDLMDAADIDNSGTIDYGEFLAATVHLNKFEREENLVSAFSFFDKDGSGYITIDELQHACKEFGLSELNLDEMIKDIDQDNWLKLQDGQIDYGEFAAMMRKGNSGGVGRRTMRNTLNLGEALGLVESKEEDV, from the exons ATGGCTTCAGAGACTGATAGAAAAGCAGCAACAGAGTCTACTAAGACAAGCACAGTTCCACCATTGAAGCCCACATGGGTTCTCCCATACAGAACTGAAAGACTTCAGCAGCTTTACagtataggaaaaaaattaggGCAAGGCCAATTTGGTACCACCCATTTATGTACAGAAAAATCAACTACTACTCTTTATGCTTGCAAGACTATACCAAAGAAGAAGTTGATTTGTAAGGAGGATTATGAGGATGTTTGGAGGGAGATTCAGATAATGCACCATTTATCTGAGCACCCAAATGTTGTCAGGATAAAGGGTACTTATGAGGATACCCTATATGTGCACATAGTTATGGAGCTTTGTGCTGGTGGAGAGCTTTTTGATAGGATCGTTGAGAAGGGGCATTACAGTGAAAGGGAAGCTGCGAAGCTTATTAAAACTATTGTTGGAGTGGTTGAAGGTTGTCATTCGCTAGGGGTCATGCATAGAGACCTCAAACCTGAGAATTTCTTGTTTCTCAGTTCAGATGAAGATGCTGCTCTCAAGGCCACTGATTTTGGTCTCTCTGTTTTTTACAAGCCag GTGAAATGTTTTCCGATGTGGTTGGAAGTCCTTACTATGTTGCACCTGAGGTTTTACGCAAGCATTATGGACCTGAATCTGATGTATGGAGCGCAGGAGTTATTTTGTACATATTACTTAGTGGTGTTCCACCTTTTTGGGCAG AAACTGAGATGGGAATATTCCGCCAGATATTGCAAGCAAAATTAGACTTTGAATCTGAACCATGGCCTGGAATTTCAGATAGTGCCAAGGATTTGATACGTAAAATGCTTGACAGGAATCCAAAGAGGAGGTTAACTGCCCATGAAGTTTTGT GCCATCCATGGATTGTGGATGACACAATAGCCCCTGATAAACCTCTCGACTCTGCAGTTCTTTCACGCCTCAAGCAATTTTCTGCAATGAACAAACTTAAGAAGATGGCTCTGCGA GTGATTGCGGAGAGGCTATCAGAAGAAGAAATTGGTGGTCTCAAGGAGCTATTCAAAATGATAGATACAGACAATAGTGGAACAATCAgctttgatgaactaaaagaggGTTTAAGACGAGTAGGTTCTGAACTAATGGAGTCTGAGATCAAGGATCTTATGGATGCA GCAGACATTGACAACAGTGGAACAATAGACTATGGGGAGTTTCTTGCTGCTACTGTGCACTTAAACAAGTTTGAAAGAGAAGAGAATCTTGTATCAGCGTTCTCTTTCTTCGACAAAGATGGCAGTGGATACATAACTATTGATGAGCTTCAGCATGCTTGCAAAGAATTTGGTCTAAGTGAGCTTAATCTCGATGAAATGATCAAAGATATTGATCAAGATAAT TGGTTGAAATTGCAGGATGGACAAATAGATTATGGGGAATTTGCGGCAATGATGAGGAAGGGCAATAGTGGAGGTGTTGGAAGGAGGACCATGAGAAACACTTTGAATTTGGGAGAAGCCCTTGGACTTGTAGAGAGTAAAGAAGAAGATGTATGA
- the LOC101262612 gene encoding uncharacterized protein: MTEMKVRDVAIFTLPMLPQGNPEWNGAGAKPIIQKTTGILEMDAVTTLSAQITSMQNMVTAYFSNICLDSSGNSDFPVDFVILDFDPDTKVPIILRRLFIAMGGALIDVKTVRLTMRVHDKVEVFDIYKEMKLSAIYEELSESHSLMRQW; the protein is encoded by the exons ATGACAGAAATGAAAGTGAGGGATGTGGCAATCTTCACACTACCAATGTTACCTCAA gGTAACCCCGAGTGGAATGGTGCAGGAGCTAAACCGATCATACAGAAGACTACTGGAATATTAGAAATGGATGCAGTGACAACTTTGTCTGCACAGATCACATCAATGCAGAATATGGTGACTGCTTATTTTAGCAACAT ATGTCTTGATTCAAGTGGAAACTCTGATTTTCCTGTGGACTTTGTCATTTTGGATTTTGATCCTGATACCAAGGTCCCAATTATTTTGAGACGCCTATTTATAGCAATGGGAGGTGCATTAATTGATGTGAAGACCGTTAGACTAACAATGAGGGTTCATGACAAGGTTGAGGTATTTGATATTTACAAGGAAATGAAGTTGTCGGCGATATATGAGGAGTTGTCAGaatcacattcattgatgaGGCAATGGTGA